The following are encoded together in the Candidatus Schekmanbacteria bacterium RIFCSPLOWO2_02_FULL_38_14 genome:
- a CDS encoding excinuclease ABC subunit C, translated as MTNEWNTVLYTGVTNDLIRRVYEHKNCTKGNKEIHQGFTKKYNVNKLVYYEVFDDIENAILREKQIKSGSRDKKIGLIKNMNPEWKDLYDEL; from the coding sequence ATGACTAATGAATGGAATACGGTTCTTTATACAGGAGTTACAAATGACTTAATAAGAAGGGTTTATGAGCATAAAAATTGTACTAAAGGGAATAAAGAAATCCATCAAGGATTTACGAAGAAATATAATGTTAATAAATTGGTTTATTATGAGGTATTTGATGATATAGAAAACGCTATTTTGAGAGAAAAACAGATTAAGTCAGGTTCAAGAGATAAGAAAATTGGATTGATTAAAAATATGAATCCAGAATGGAAAGATTTATATGATGAATTATGA